The DNA segment GACGTTTGAAAAGGCCGTTAAGATTGCCGAGTCCAGGTTTGTAATTCTTAAGAAAGCCGGGGCAAAACTCGAACGAGCGCTTATTAATTTTATGCTTGATACCCATGTGTCTGCAGGATTTACGGAGATTTACCCTCCTTACCTGGTTAATGGAAAGTCCATGCAGTCGAGCGGGCAATTACCGAAATTTGCTGATGAACTTTATAAATGCGCAGAAGACGATCTTTATCTTATTCCCACTGCGGAAGTACCGTTAACCAATATGCATAGAGATGAAGTTGTAAAAGAAGAAGAACTCCCTTTTAAATATGTCTCCTATTCTGCTTGTTTTAGGCGTGAAGCGGGCTCCTACGGTAAAGATTTGAAAGGGTTGATTCGTGTTCATCAGTTTGACAAGGTTGAGCTTTTCAAGTTCACAAATCCCGAAAGTTCTTTTGTTGAACTTGAAAGTATGCTTCTTCAGGCCGAAGAAATTCTTAAGATATTGAAACTTCCTTATAGAGTTATTCATCTTTGTACAGGAGATATGGGTTTTGCGTCTGCAAAGACTTACGATATAGAGGTGTGGATGCCGGGATTAAATATGTACAAAGAGATATCCTCTTGCAGTAATTGCACGGATTTTCAGGCCAGAAGAGCCAATATAAAATTTAAGAGAAAAGCAACCGGTAAATCCGAATTTGTCCATACATTAAACGGCTCCGGTCTTGCAGTAGGGAGGACAATGGCTGCTCTAATTGAGAATTACCAGCAGGAAAACGGGGATATTGTGATTCCGGAAGCCTTAAGGTCTTTTATGGGCGGCATGGAGAAAATTTCCGTTGGCA comes from the Candidatus Firestonebacteria bacterium RIFOXYD2_FULL_39_29 genome and includes:
- a CDS encoding serine--tRNA ligase codes for the protein MLDLKIIRENKELVETALKNRNSKVDISEIISIDEARRKIIQEVEGLKSAKNKQSEEIGKLKREKKDAALQMAEVGKLNVTIAELDTRLAEIDAKLSETLLVLPNIPDKSVPVGTDEKANPVVRTVGDIPKYTFNPKPHWELGEHMDIMTFEKAVKIAESRFVILKKAGAKLERALINFMLDTHVSAGFTEIYPPYLVNGKSMQSSGQLPKFADELYKCAEDDLYLIPTAEVPLTNMHRDEVVKEEELPFKYVSYSACFRREAGSYGKDLKGLIRVHQFDKVELFKFTNPESSFVELESMLLQAEEILKILKLPYRVIHLCTGDMGFASAKTYDIEVWMPGLNMYKEISSCSNCTDFQARRANIKFKRKATGKSEFVHTLNGSGLAVGRTMAALIENYQQENGDIVIPEALRSFMGGMEKISVGKP